Proteins from a single region of Sphaerochaeta globosa str. Buddy:
- a CDS encoding efflux RND transporter permease subunit, translating into MSLTNTVVRRPTTIIIIYILLTVLALVVYPNLSVELFPEMDLPMVIVYSSYRGASPETMESRVTKLIESAVSNVGGIKQVSSTSSEGLSMVMLEFAYGTDLDKASQSINDNISLYTDVFPEDATKPTIFKLNTNMMPIMNIALRGSNGQDANELRAVLEDMVQSRLERVAGVSSTSINGGQDAFVQVAIDQNRLEAYGLTLSQVAYTLNPQNYQIGAGTLIEGDLSYLLRTDAQFSSIEEIEDAMVVSYPKYDAKGTIIGSNVVRLKDVATVSYAYRDATSQVYINGESGVYLSINKESDANSVQVAKRVKEVIEDLNKELPKGMSLEVIVDTTEMVESTINTVYESLLYGVVLVMVVLFIFLRSIKSTLIIGISIPVSMLLTVLVMFFMGYTLNLMTLTGLILGLGMTVDGSIVILENIFRYRERGAKLHAAAILGTKEMIVSITASILTTVCVFVPMVLLRSNLEMLGEILTPMAATIIISLLASLVVAVTLIPVLTSSYVKLYTRKQKPLKLRLLRYIDDKAEAAFEALDRGYKRTLALLLDYKWLTLVLVVLIMVLTFQAYQAMHQSLYPTMSETSVSLSVTLPQGTTLATTESLLLDLQDKAEQDIKGYKDITVTAGGGGMFGNGGTNAGSLQISLLDEEGADTMLIVQEKLRRYFDLYPAASFSFSQVSMGLGNLNPVDVAVKSDNLELAVQTADQIRDLIAANLSGVTEARTDFSKGLPELRITIDRERAYAYNLTMQSIASEISNSVNGITATQLKDNGTDTDVVVLLDKADRSSEPDLKRIFIRNSFGEKISLDNLATIQRSTGPVAINRENEMRTVHVIGGLAPSYAASQAEADIKALLAKELPLTDEVFIEYGGDFADMTAMFSQVGLILVLAIVLVFGVMASLFESFKNPFIVLLSMPLMMVGVVGIYLITGETFSLISAIGIVILSGIVVNNGIVLIEYINLLRKRGLPIRSACIEAGGNRLKPILMTSLTTIFGMIPLAFFGGQGAEQIQPIGQTIIGGMAISTLMTIFFTPVLYALFNKDKQKKDVERIENYLQEV; encoded by the coding sequence ATGAGTCTAACCAATACCGTTGTTCGCCGTCCCACTACCATTATCATCATATACATTTTGTTGACGGTGCTTGCTTTGGTGGTGTATCCCAACTTGTCGGTCGAGCTTTTTCCTGAAATGGACCTTCCCATGGTCATTGTGTACTCCTCGTATCGGGGAGCAAGTCCTGAAACCATGGAAAGCAGGGTCACCAAACTCATCGAGAGTGCCGTCTCCAATGTTGGGGGGATAAAGCAAGTCAGCTCCACCTCCTCCGAAGGACTTTCGATGGTGATGCTGGAATTTGCCTATGGCACTGATTTGGATAAGGCAAGTCAGTCGATAAACGACAATATCAGCCTGTATACGGATGTATTCCCTGAAGATGCAACTAAACCTACCATCTTCAAGCTGAATACAAACATGATGCCGATCATGAATATCGCCCTCAGGGGAAGCAACGGTCAGGATGCCAATGAACTGCGTGCAGTCCTTGAAGACATGGTGCAAAGCCGTCTTGAACGGGTGGCGGGAGTCTCTTCCACCTCGATCAATGGAGGACAGGATGCCTTCGTGCAGGTTGCCATCGATCAGAACCGATTGGAAGCCTATGGCCTGACTCTTTCCCAAGTTGCTTATACCCTCAATCCCCAGAACTACCAAATTGGAGCAGGAACCCTGATTGAAGGCGACCTCTCTTATTTGCTTCGTACTGATGCACAGTTCTCTTCCATAGAAGAAATTGAGGATGCTATGGTAGTTTCGTATCCCAAATACGATGCAAAGGGCACAATCATCGGTTCCAATGTTGTACGGCTTAAGGATGTCGCTACGGTTTCGTACGCTTATCGTGATGCTACCAGCCAGGTCTACATCAACGGGGAGAGCGGGGTATACCTCTCAATAAACAAGGAATCGGATGCCAACAGTGTACAAGTAGCCAAACGAGTCAAGGAAGTCATTGAAGATCTTAACAAGGAGTTGCCCAAAGGGATGAGCCTTGAGGTTATTGTCGATACCACCGAGATGGTAGAATCGACAATCAACACCGTCTATGAATCCCTGCTGTATGGTGTTGTGTTGGTTATGGTGGTGCTCTTCATTTTTTTGAGGAGTATAAAGTCTACCTTGATCATCGGCATTTCAATACCGGTATCCATGCTGCTCACCGTACTGGTCATGTTCTTTATGGGCTATACGTTGAACCTCATGACCCTTACCGGCCTGATATTGGGGCTGGGTATGACCGTTGACGGATCGATCGTAATTCTGGAGAACATTTTCCGCTACCGAGAGCGTGGTGCAAAACTCCATGCGGCAGCAATCCTTGGCACCAAGGAGATGATCGTCTCCATTACCGCCTCCATTCTGACTACTGTTTGCGTATTCGTGCCGATGGTACTGCTGCGCAGTAATTTGGAGATGCTTGGAGAAATCCTTACTCCGATGGCGGCGACGATCATTATCAGTTTGTTAGCCTCCTTGGTAGTGGCCGTCACCCTTATTCCGGTGCTGACCAGCTCCTACGTTAAGCTGTATACACGCAAGCAGAAGCCGTTGAAACTGCGTCTTCTCAGATACATCGACGACAAGGCCGAAGCAGCCTTTGAAGCTCTCGACCGTGGCTACAAACGTACGCTAGCACTCTTGCTCGACTACAAGTGGCTTACGCTTGTGTTGGTTGTCCTGATTATGGTGTTAACCTTCCAAGCCTATCAGGCAATGCATCAGTCGCTGTATCCAACCATGAGTGAGACGTCGGTCTCCCTGAGTGTGACCCTGCCTCAGGGTACCACCCTCGCAACTACCGAGAGTTTGTTGCTGGATCTTCAGGACAAGGCTGAACAAGATATCAAGGGATACAAGGACATTACGGTCACCGCAGGCGGTGGTGGCATGTTCGGCAACGGTGGAACAAACGCCGGGTCGCTGCAGATTTCCCTGCTCGACGAAGAGGGCGCTGACACCATGCTGATCGTGCAGGAGAAGCTGAGGCGCTACTTTGACCTCTACCCGGCAGCCAGTTTCTCATTCAGTCAAGTATCGATGGGACTGGGAAACCTCAACCCGGTCGACGTCGCAGTAAAGAGTGACAATCTTGAACTTGCGGTACAGACTGCAGACCAGATTCGTGACCTTATCGCTGCGAACCTCAGCGGAGTAACCGAGGCTCGTACCGACTTCAGCAAGGGCCTTCCTGAACTGAGAATCACAATCGACCGTGAACGTGCCTATGCCTACAACTTGACGATGCAGAGTATCGCCAGCGAGATCAGCAATAGTGTAAACGGTATCACTGCAACGCAACTCAAGGACAATGGAACTGACACCGATGTCGTAGTTCTGTTGGATAAGGCTGACCGCTCCAGCGAACCGGACCTCAAGCGGATTTTCATCCGCAACAGTTTCGGTGAAAAAATCAGTCTTGACAACCTTGCAACAATCCAGCGGTCGACCGGCCCGGTAGCGATCAATCGCGAGAATGAAATGAGAACCGTGCATGTCATCGGCGGCCTTGCTCCATCCTATGCAGCAAGTCAGGCTGAAGCCGATATCAAAGCCCTTCTTGCAAAGGAACTGCCTCTCACCGATGAGGTATTCATTGAATACGGTGGTGACTTTGCCGATATGACAGCCATGTTCAGCCAAGTCGGCCTGATTCTTGTGCTTGCCATCGTGTTGGTGTTCGGGGTAATGGCCAGCCTCTTCGAGTCATTCAAGAACCCGTTCATCGTCCTGCTCTCCATGCCGTTGATGATGGTGGGGGTAGTGGGAATTTACCTGATAACCGGTGAGACGTTCAGCCTCATCAGTGCAATCGGTATTGTCATTCTCAGCGGTATTGTGGTCAACAACGGTATTGTTTTGATCGAATACATCAACCTGCTCAGAAAGCGAGGCCTTCCTATCCGTAGTGCCTGTATTGAAGCGGGTGGAAACCGACTCAAGCCGATTCTCATGACCAGTTTGACGACCATTTTTGGTATGATTCCGCTTGCCTTCTTTGGAGGTCAGGGAGCTGAACAGATTCAGCCTATCGGTCAGACCATTATCGGAGGCATGGCTATCAGCACGCTGATGACAATCTTTTTCACCCCGGTTCTGTATGCTCTCTTCAACAAGGACAAGCAGAAGAAGGATGTGGAACGAATAGAGAATTACCTTCAGGAGGTGTGA
- a CDS encoding cyclic nucleotide-binding domain-containing protein, whose amino-acid sequence MSECTVANEFLCKHSMFGGLQDDELLLIKSYLQEHTYPQNTVILQQGQSNNSVHFIVEGEVAIVRQAETSKKQSRIITTLHKGDSFGEMELIDIQSCAASVISLTETHIITLSNKDLYQISLQNLKTYTMLILNLARDISRRLRSADEMLALSKNRSTLGPASSSL is encoded by the coding sequence ATGAGCGAATGCACAGTAGCAAATGAATTTCTTTGCAAGCACAGTATGTTTGGGGGATTGCAGGATGATGAACTCTTGCTGATCAAGAGTTATCTACAGGAGCATACCTATCCCCAGAATACTGTTATCCTGCAACAAGGGCAGAGCAACAACAGTGTGCACTTTATCGTCGAAGGTGAGGTAGCCATAGTTCGCCAAGCCGAGACGAGCAAAAAGCAGAGTAGAATCATTACCACCCTGCACAAAGGAGACTCATTTGGTGAGATGGAACTCATCGACATCCAAAGTTGTGCGGCATCGGTAATCAGTTTGACTGAAACTCATATCATCACGCTATCGAATAAGGATCTGTATCAGATTTCTTTACAAAACCTGAAGACCTATACCATGCTCATTCTCAATCTTGCTCGAGATATCAGCCGAAGGCTTCGTTCAGCCGATGAAATGCTCGCATTGTCGAAGAACCGCTCTACGCTTGGGCCTGCTTCTTCATCCTTGTAA
- a CDS encoding TolC family protein, producing the protein MSKKLLIRATLLLLLLFPLSALSAITLEEAMQMGRANNLSLASTSIDVNAAKRDVDTSWNLFIPSLSLSLSNAGTTPVFKASPGSSAINTGLGFSLSATLTLNPAVKSQMDSYQIGYQIQQVSYEQAKAEVERTITKLFYYLVMEEQNIAVQQANLELAQKQYEEVTLKYEQGFASELEVLTSQLASERLKPSLQQATNQYASNLLSLKAMLGMELDEELSVEGEIPALIKELEVQDLKEYLQKSYSIALLDLNMAQLRTTIDLNSQQALLPTIMIKGTYEMSLWNEMNPVSDFSDSSMYTIALSIPLDGFIPNSRTKVGLAKLDDSLQKLALQRQQAVKQLEVSVVGKVQNLNMLSSQAQLAQQSLELTEKVYIMNHIQYESGYIGSVALEEAQNNLLGARQQVLSLQFQYVSSLIDLIYDLNIQHEYRTKELI; encoded by the coding sequence ATGTCCAAGAAACTACTGATACGGGCAACTTTGTTGCTGCTTCTCTTATTCCCCCTCTCTGCATTATCTGCCATTACATTGGAAGAAGCCATGCAAATGGGGCGCGCCAACAATCTCTCGCTTGCCAGCACGTCCATCGATGTGAATGCAGCCAAGCGTGATGTCGATACATCATGGAATCTGTTTATTCCCTCCCTTTCCCTTTCTCTTTCCAATGCGGGGACTACTCCTGTATTCAAAGCTTCACCAGGGTCTTCTGCCATAAATACAGGGCTTGGATTCAGCCTTTCTGCAACTCTTACCCTTAATCCAGCAGTGAAAAGCCAGATGGATTCCTATCAGATTGGGTATCAGATTCAACAGGTCAGCTATGAGCAGGCAAAGGCCGAGGTGGAGCGTACCATCACAAAGCTGTTCTACTATCTAGTGATGGAAGAGCAGAATATAGCTGTACAGCAGGCAAATCTTGAACTTGCCCAGAAGCAATATGAAGAAGTGACACTCAAGTATGAACAAGGCTTTGCTTCGGAGCTTGAGGTTCTTACCAGCCAGCTCGCAAGTGAAAGGCTGAAGCCCTCCCTGCAACAGGCAACAAATCAATATGCTTCGAACCTTCTCTCCTTGAAAGCAATGCTGGGTATGGAGCTCGATGAAGAACTTTCGGTAGAGGGTGAAATCCCGGCCTTGATAAAAGAGCTTGAGGTGCAGGATTTGAAAGAGTACCTCCAAAAGAGTTATTCGATAGCCTTGCTTGATTTGAATATGGCTCAGCTGAGGACTACAATAGACTTGAACAGTCAGCAGGCACTGCTTCCTACAATAATGATAAAAGGCACTTATGAAATGTCTTTGTGGAATGAGATGAATCCGGTAAGTGATTTCAGTGATTCCAGTATGTATACGATTGCTCTTAGCATCCCCCTGGATGGGTTCATACCGAATTCCCGTACCAAGGTTGGGCTTGCCAAGCTCGACGATTCTTTGCAAAAGCTGGCGCTTCAGCGTCAACAGGCAGTAAAGCAGCTTGAGGTGAGTGTAGTGGGGAAGGTACAGAATTTGAACATGCTCTCAAGTCAGGCACAACTGGCCCAACAAAGTTTAGAGCTTACCGAGAAAGTCTACATCATGAACCATATACAGTATGAAAGTGGGTATATCGGCTCTGTTGCACTTGAGGAAGCTCAGAACAACCTCTTGGGAGCCCGCCAGCAGGTACTCTCCCTCCAGTTCCAATACGTTTCCTCCCTGATAGACCTTATTTATGATTTGAATATCCAACATGAGTATCGCACGAAGGAGTTGATCTAA
- a CDS encoding PG0541 family transporter-associated protein, which translates to MRRVEIIGAQAILDDVLEALSHYEVPMHYTIIPTAHGKGNTIPKLGDGVWPEENFILIMYCEDETLSRIEQALELVKKKYDHEGIGYFVI; encoded by the coding sequence ATGAGAAGGGTGGAAATTATTGGAGCCCAGGCAATTCTTGACGATGTGCTGGAGGCTCTTTCCCATTATGAAGTGCCCATGCACTACACGATCATTCCCACCGCCCATGGGAAGGGCAACACCATCCCCAAGCTTGGGGATGGTGTTTGGCCGGAAGAGAACTTTATCCTGATCATGTACTGCGAGGATGAAACCTTGTCCCGTATCGAGCAAGCCCTTGAATTGGTGAAAAAGAAATACGACCATGAGGGAATAGGGTACTTCGTAATCTAG
- a CDS encoding efflux RND transporter periplasmic adaptor subunit encodes MKQHHSKKHIAGLIVLIVLIILATALVVINPFQYLKNNKATVVATTDEGPVEVSVRVMDVQLVDLQNTIVGNGNVVDPSSIDVYSEVNGTLTTLSVSLGQRVEKDQVLGTVDPSRAGVTYKQSVIKAPVAGTILLLPFVQGSNVSMQAPIARIGLLEDLEVVLDIAERHIGTVGIGTKAELSFKAFDDQVFQAEVIRLSPVLNPATRTLEIALKLQDPEGKVKSGMFPSVVLFTERLEQVLAIPRSSLLYLGNQAYVYTVDSNGLAQKKNVEVGMQVDDKVQITTGLVVGDTLIVQGQSLMTEGTLVRILQ; translated from the coding sequence ATGAAGCAGCACCATTCCAAAAAGCATATTGCAGGACTGATCGTCCTTATTGTTCTTATCATCCTTGCCACCGCTTTGGTGGTGATAAATCCCTTTCAGTACCTGAAGAATAATAAGGCAACGGTAGTGGCCACAACTGATGAGGGCCCTGTTGAAGTGAGTGTCCGGGTTATGGATGTACAGCTCGTTGACCTTCAGAATACCATTGTAGGTAACGGCAACGTCGTCGACCCTTCCTCCATTGATGTATACAGCGAAGTCAACGGAACGCTTACCACGCTTTCTGTTTCACTCGGACAGCGGGTGGAGAAGGATCAGGTTCTTGGAACCGTCGACCCCTCCCGGGCCGGTGTTACGTACAAGCAAAGTGTAATAAAGGCTCCGGTTGCAGGAACCATCCTGTTGTTGCCGTTCGTCCAAGGCTCGAACGTCTCCATGCAAGCTCCTATTGCCCGTATTGGACTGCTTGAGGATTTGGAAGTTGTGTTGGATATTGCCGAGCGGCACATTGGAACGGTGGGCATCGGGACGAAAGCCGAGCTTTCCTTTAAGGCATTTGACGATCAGGTATTCCAAGCAGAGGTGATACGGCTCAGCCCTGTCCTCAATCCTGCTACCAGAACCTTGGAAATTGCCTTGAAGTTGCAGGATCCCGAAGGCAAGGTGAAAAGTGGCATGTTCCCCTCGGTAGTCCTCTTTACCGAGCGCCTTGAACAGGTTCTTGCCATCCCTCGTTCCTCCTTGCTGTACCTTGGCAACCAAGCCTATGTATATACCGTCGACTCAAACGGCCTCGCTCAGAAAAAGAATGTAGAGGTTGGCATGCAAGTCGATGACAAGGTGCAGATTACAACTGGTCTTGTCGTAGGGGATACATTGATCGTACAAGGGCAGAGCCTGATGACCGAGGGTACGCTAGTGCGTATCCTGCAGTAA
- a CDS encoding GGDEF domain-containing protein: protein MIVLLVLVYFFFKQQGKLDTEGRMFLALCATNFALLALELAIDVLGIVYPRAFLAPVVTGISLLFYVLNPVPGIFYFLYIQQVIGKRCSRKFILLLLLPWLANAVLSIASPLTGWLFQVNEQSVYSRGPYFALLVVFNYSYLLAGPLYLITHHSQLQRKIFNTLLVFPFPVAIAGVLQIAFFGVEILWVSLTISLLILFFNVEASQVNRDYLTGLFNRRYFQKMATLAFAKKRAVNPQWAVLLDIDGFKFINDTYGHAKGDEALILVARILEQIAPPQTVVSRYGGDEFALLTVELPKLEILTMYERLEQKLSASNSNGIFPDSITISAGCAPLKLKEYADLDAFLHHLDMSMYKAKMDSKKTNTKGRSVVFHLCE from the coding sequence ATGATAGTACTCCTTGTGTTGGTCTATTTCTTTTTCAAACAGCAAGGCAAGTTGGATACTGAAGGACGTATGTTCCTTGCTCTGTGTGCCACCAACTTCGCCTTATTGGCACTCGAGCTAGCCATCGATGTGCTGGGGATTGTCTATCCCAGAGCTTTTCTTGCTCCGGTAGTAACAGGTATTTCCCTTCTGTTCTATGTGCTCAATCCAGTACCGGGAATATTTTATTTTCTCTATATACAACAAGTAATAGGAAAGCGTTGTAGTAGAAAGTTTATACTTCTGCTCCTGCTGCCTTGGCTTGCCAATGCAGTGCTCTCAATTGCAAGTCCCCTCACGGGCTGGTTATTCCAGGTCAATGAACAGTCGGTGTATAGCAGAGGGCCGTATTTCGCCTTATTGGTTGTATTCAACTACTCCTATTTACTCGCCGGTCCGCTGTATTTGATTACTCACCACAGCCAATTGCAACGCAAAATTTTTAATACCTTGTTGGTATTCCCCTTTCCGGTAGCCATTGCCGGTGTATTGCAAATTGCATTTTTTGGTGTAGAGATACTTTGGGTAAGCCTTACCATTTCGCTGTTGATTCTTTTCTTCAATGTTGAAGCCAGTCAGGTTAATCGCGATTACCTCACAGGGTTGTTCAACAGGCGGTACTTCCAGAAAATGGCTACCCTTGCTTTTGCCAAAAAGAGGGCGGTGAACCCACAATGGGCTGTTCTTTTGGATATCGATGGGTTCAAGTTTATCAATGATACCTACGGTCATGCCAAAGGCGATGAGGCCCTGATTCTTGTTGCTCGTATATTAGAACAAATTGCACCTCCCCAGACTGTTGTCAGCCGGTATGGAGGTGATGAGTTTGCATTGCTTACTGTCGAGTTGCCCAAACTGGAGATTCTTACCATGTATGAGCGGCTTGAGCAAAAGCTTTCTGCTTCAAATTCCAATGGTATTTTTCCTGATTCCATTACGATAAGCGCAGGGTGTGCACCCTTGAAATTGAAAGAATATGCCGACCTCGATGCATTTTTGCACCATCTGGATATGAGCATGTACAAGGCAAAGATGGATAGTAAGAAAACCAACACTAAAGGTCGTTCAGTAGTATTTCACCTCTGCGAATGA
- a CDS encoding MFS transporter gives MYRATIRACYLGNFVGALTCNLAPLLYVTFMHEFGITFEQAGRLTLLNFFTQIVTDLAFSRPVDKWGVRPFITLGHFLAFLGFLLLAFAPRLFPGNPYFGLMVATVIYSIGGGLFELLLSAIVQSIPNDSKEKAMSLLHSFYAWGFIVVVVGTTVMIKLFGRGNWPILVLIWALFPLINFFNFLRVPLAPAVSEEKRTKIRELLSSRYFLFVVLGIAVGGATEVSMSQWTSAFVESSLGLSKEVGDLVGLCLFALLLGTVRAVYGSWGDKFPLYKAMLFGSVLCVACYLVAAFSPLPIISLIACIFAGLGSGLLWPGSVVNGANRFPYAGSSLFAFLAAGGDAGAAFGPWLIGLTADVTPSLVKVAPWLKHLTLEESALRSGMLIGAIFPILMVLFLTRMKKQAQA, from the coding sequence ATGTATCGAGCAACCATCCGCGCCTGTTATCTGGGCAACTTCGTTGGGGCATTGACCTGCAATCTTGCCCCCTTGTTGTATGTGACCTTCATGCATGAATTTGGCATAACCTTCGAGCAAGCCGGAAGGTTGACGTTGCTCAACTTCTTTACTCAAATTGTAACTGATTTGGCCTTCAGCCGCCCGGTGGACAAGTGGGGGGTAAGGCCTTTTATCACATTGGGGCATTTTTTGGCTTTTCTGGGCTTCTTGCTGCTGGCCTTTGCCCCCAGGCTTTTTCCTGGAAATCCGTATTTTGGATTAATGGTTGCCACCGTTATCTATTCCATCGGTGGTGGGTTGTTCGAGCTATTGCTCAGTGCCATTGTCCAATCAATCCCCAATGACTCCAAGGAGAAGGCGATGAGCCTGCTCCATTCCTTCTATGCTTGGGGGTTCATCGTAGTAGTTGTTGGCACAACTGTGATGATCAAGCTTTTTGGACGCGGCAATTGGCCGATTTTGGTCCTCATATGGGCACTATTTCCCCTGATAAACTTTTTTAACTTCCTACGTGTTCCCCTTGCACCAGCGGTCAGCGAGGAGAAACGTACAAAAATCCGTGAATTGCTCAGCAGTCGGTATTTTCTCTTTGTCGTGTTGGGAATTGCTGTGGGAGGAGCTACCGAAGTCTCCATGTCCCAGTGGACCAGTGCATTTGTGGAATCGTCACTGGGCCTTTCCAAGGAAGTAGGGGACTTGGTTGGATTGTGCCTGTTTGCTCTCTTGCTTGGTACGGTACGGGCTGTGTACGGCTCGTGGGGCGACAAATTCCCACTCTATAAGGCAATGCTCTTTGGTAGCGTACTTTGTGTTGCCTGCTATTTGGTTGCGGCTTTCAGTCCGCTTCCCATCATCAGCCTTATCGCTTGTATTTTTGCCGGGCTTGGCAGCGGTTTGCTGTGGCCGGGTTCCGTAGTCAACGGAGCGAACCGGTTCCCGTATGCAGGTTCTTCCTTGTTCGCCTTCCTTGCCGCAGGCGGTGATGCAGGAGCGGCCTTTGGACCCTGGCTTATCGGACTAACCGCCGATGTGACTCCTTCCTTGGTGAAAGTGGCACCCTGGCTCAAGCATCTTACGCTTGAGGAATCAGCACTGCGCAGCGGTATGCTTATTGGAGCAATTTTCCCCATTCTGATGGTGCTGTTTCTTACAAGGATGAAGAAGCAGGCCCAAGCGTAG
- a CDS encoding serine hydrolase domain-containing protein → MKVLLLILVSLAAGSGAWAQEYEVLEQIDRLVNLSGIVMVADRGEVVYQQSFGFADHQSKQVIDEHTLFPLASLTKPFTAMAIGLLQEQGRLDIDDPVAMYLPEFASNPKLTIRNLIEHRSGLIRDITDEHKIFPYEQIPLEALIAGISRAPTKNAPGFAYQYSNANYQVLARLVEVVAHQSYESYLREYILKPSGMASTTVLYGFAPPMLAKGYSQGRLLDGYHFSYAYGSGNLASTAADLHAFAKALRTGVFGSPSNIVGWMHGSLQDRAYSEHTGHLGSGYATCLRFFEDEDLVVIVLLNMQFPDILEIVDVLSAAALELTVRFQDVRPWLPTVPMLSPITFYSTEGQPLMLQMRNRILIVKTQDGGTVYLQNAGDGLYRDPEHPLYSLHLIADDANTLCAYELRGLVRSKRYDRVP, encoded by the coding sequence GTGAAGGTTCTGCTTCTGATACTTGTCAGCTTGGCGGCCGGCAGTGGAGCTTGGGCTCAAGAGTATGAGGTTCTTGAGCAAATTGACCGGCTGGTCAATCTCTCGGGAATCGTCATGGTAGCCGATAGAGGGGAGGTCGTATACCAACAGAGCTTTGGATTTGCAGACCATCAGAGCAAGCAGGTAATTGATGAGCATACGCTCTTTCCGCTTGCCTCATTGACAAAGCCGTTTACCGCGATGGCGATAGGCCTGCTTCAAGAACAAGGCAGACTCGACATCGATGACCCGGTAGCTATGTATCTGCCTGAATTTGCATCGAATCCAAAGCTGACAATACGAAATTTGATAGAGCATCGTTCCGGTCTCATTCGGGACATCACCGACGAACACAAAATTTTTCCCTATGAACAGATTCCCCTGGAAGCCTTGATCGCCGGCATTAGCCGTGCACCAACAAAAAACGCGCCTGGATTTGCATATCAGTACAGTAATGCAAACTATCAGGTTCTGGCTCGACTGGTAGAGGTGGTCGCGCACCAAAGCTATGAAAGCTATCTGAGAGAGTACATCCTGAAACCGTCCGGTATGGCTTCAACTACCGTCCTGTATGGTTTTGCACCGCCTATGCTTGCAAAAGGGTATTCCCAGGGTAGGTTGCTTGATGGGTATCACTTCAGCTACGCTTATGGATCGGGCAACCTTGCCTCAACTGCTGCTGACCTGCACGCATTTGCAAAAGCACTGAGAACCGGAGTATTCGGTTCTCCTTCCAACATCGTTGGTTGGATGCACGGTTCACTGCAAGACCGGGCATATAGTGAGCATACCGGACACTTGGGATCGGGATATGCGACCTGTTTGCGATTCTTTGAGGACGAGGATTTGGTGGTCATCGTGCTGCTGAATATGCAGTTTCCCGATATATTGGAAATTGTTGATGTCCTCAGTGCAGCTGCCTTGGAATTAACAGTCAGATTTCAGGATGTCAGACCGTGGCTACCCACCGTGCCTATGCTTTCTCCGATAACCTTTTACAGTACTGAAGGACAACCATTGATGCTTCAGATGCGCAACCGCATCCTTATTGTAAAGACACAGGACGGCGGAACAGTCTACCTCCAGAATGCGGGGGATGGTTTGTATCGTGATCCTGAGCATCCGTTGTATTCCCTTCATCTCATTGCTGATGATGCCAATACGCTTTGTGCGTATGAACTACGTGGTTTGGTTCGGTCAAAGCGTTATGATAGAGTGCCTTAA